The Thermomonospora amylolytica sequence GCCGGGAGTTCGGGGCGGCGGGGGACGCGCAAGTGGTGCGGGGTGAGCCCGCTGCGGTGCTGGTGGTGAGCCGTTCTGTGGCTCGGGAGGGGAGAGTGCGGCATGGCCGGGCTCCTCACGGTCGGCGTTGCGGATGATCCGAGTCTTCGTGAGGAGGCGGGGAGAGCGCAGTGGTGCCTGCACCCGAAGTGGCGGTGCAGGAGGCTGCACCCCCGGCGAAAGGCGGGCACGGCAAGGCCCCGGTGATCGGCGGGGATCACCGGGGCGGTGGTGAAGCGGTCAGGCGACCTTGGAGTCGCTGCTGCTCGACGTGCTGGACGAAGTCGAGGAGGAGTCCGAGCCGCTGCCCGACGAGGACGACGAGGACGACGTGGTGGAGGCGGCGGTGGACTTGCCGCTCCCGCCCCGGCTGTCGGTGCGGTAGAAGCCGCTGCCCTTGAAGATGATCCCGGCCGCGGAGAAGACCTTGCGCAGCCGGCCGCTGCACGCCGGGCACTCGGTCAGCGCGTCGTCGCTGAACTTCTGCACGACCTCAAGGGGCTCGCCGCAATCGGTGCAAACGTACTGGTACGTCGGCACGGTCTCCTCCTTGCCGCCACAGTCCGCGCAAGACCGCAGACTGGCACTCTCATCAGTCGACTGCTAATAGTACTGCTCGCGCCGGGATGCTCACCCCACGGCATCCCTCACCCGCCGCCCACCAGGCCGAACGACGTTCCCGAGATCCTCCCGCACGCCGCTCTCCCGTGGCCATGCCGGGACCGAAGACGAAGCATGGCCCGGCGCCGGGGATCAATCGCCGGTCTCGCCGAACCAGCCGGCCAGTTTGCCGCGCCGGCTCACGGCGCGCAGGCGGCGTTCGGTGGTCTCGCGGACGTCGGCGGTGGTGACGACGAGCAGGGTGTCGCCGC is a genomic window containing:
- a CDS encoding FmdB family zinc ribbon protein; the encoded protein is MPTYQYVCTDCGEPLEVVQKFSDDALTECPACSGRLRKVFSAAGIIFKGSGFYRTDSRGGSGKSTAASTTSSSSSSSGSGSDSSSTSSSTSSSSDSKVA